The Aquipuribacter hungaricus DNA segment GCCCGTCGGAGCTCACACCCGCCTGAGGACCGCCGTCACCTTGCCGAGCACGGTGGCGTCGTCGCCGGGGATCGGCGTGTACGCCGGGTTGTGCGGCATGAGCCACACCTGCCCGTCCCGGCGGCGGAACGTCTTGACGGTGGCCTCGCCGTCGATCATCGCGGCCACGATCTCGCCGTTCTCGGCCGCGGGCTGCTGGCGGACGACCACCCAGTCGCCGTCGCAGATCGCCGCGTCGATCATCGAGTCGCCGACCACCTGGAGCAGGAACAGGGTGCC contains these protein-coding regions:
- the lexA gene encoding transcriptional repressor LexA, with the translated sequence AEVAPAGPAQPQPSLRRVGDRPAGSRRPAAHSFRAGAGEDEAVQVAEASMVPLVGRIAAGGPLLAEQVVEDVFPLPRQVVGDGTLFLLQVVGDSMIDAAICDGDWVVVRQQPAAENGEIVAAMIDGEATVKTFRRRDGQVWLMPHNPAYTPIPGDDATVLGKVTAVLRRV